In Methanocorpusculum vombati, a genomic segment contains:
- a CDS encoding radical SAM protein — protein sequence MAKAKDKLPKNLSEGCRLCYQGAKLVLFITGRCDRDCWYCPLSEERKNVDVIFANDEKITKPEEAIPEAEVMDALGTGVTGGEPLLELDRVVEFCTCLKNHFGPEHHIHLYTGHAPTEEELAALAPCVDEIRMHPPHEEWSTIMDSKFPASIANAKKMGFSVGIEVPSLPGLRHFFPLLDSLDFLNINQLEWGDSCADAMRARKLEPENPLCNAIKGSTKWACEINGHPKVHYCTSTFKDSVQLRERLKRIARNSARPFDMITDDGTVMYGSMDPGDDLEMILSCLKAGSYYEEMPDGTIEFDWQQMRKVPRKFGGERKIIERYPNDGMIVEVIPQ from the coding sequence ATGGCGAAGGCAAAGGATAAACTCCCGAAAAATCTCAGCGAAGGATGCAGGCTCTGCTATCAGGGCGCAAAGCTCGTCCTCTTCATTACCGGACGGTGTGACCGTGACTGCTGGTACTGCCCGCTTTCAGAAGAGCGGAAGAACGTGGATGTGATCTTCGCAAACGATGAAAAGATCACAAAGCCCGAAGAGGCTATCCCCGAAGCAGAGGTCATGGACGCTCTGGGGACAGGCGTTACCGGCGGCGAGCCGCTGCTTGAACTCGACCGAGTGGTCGAGTTCTGCACCTGCCTGAAGAATCACTTCGGCCCGGAACATCACATTCATCTCTACACCGGTCACGCCCCGACCGAGGAGGAACTTGCAGCGCTTGCCCCGTGTGTTGACGAAATCCGGATGCATCCCCCGCATGAGGAGTGGAGTACTATCATGGACTCGAAGTTTCCCGCATCAATCGCGAACGCGAAAAAGATGGGATTCTCCGTCGGGATCGAAGTGCCGTCGCTTCCGGGTCTGCGGCACTTCTTCCCGCTGCTGGACAGTCTGGACTTTCTCAACATCAACCAGCTGGAATGGGGAGACTCCTGTGCGGATGCGATGCGGGCGAGAAAACTTGAACCGGAAAATCCGCTCTGTAATGCGATCAAGGGGTCAACAAAGTGGGCCTGCGAGATCAACGGCCATCCAAAGGTTCACTACTGCACCTCGACCTTCAAGGACTCAGTGCAGCTCCGCGAACGGCTGAAACGGATCGCACGGAACTCGGCACGTCCGTTTGATATGATCACCGACGACGGGACGGTGATGTACGGATCGATGGATCCCGGAGACGATCTGGAGATGATCCTCTCCTGTCTGAAGGCCGGCAGTTACTATGAGGAGATGCCGGACGGAACGATTGAGTTTGACTGGCAGCAGATGCGCAAAGTCCCCCGCAAATTCGGTGGTGAGCGAAAGATCATCGAGCGGTATCCGAATGACGGAATGATCGTTGAGGTGATCCCGCAGTGA
- the lysS gene encoding lysine--tRNA ligase, producing the protein MNEKIHWADAKASRVPADRHQLIATGITPSGPIHLGNMREVMTGDMIYKALKSRGVDAELVYVADDFDPLRKVYPFLPDTYQKYIGWPVSDIPCPCGKHKSYAEHFLDPFLSAIEELDIHPRIIRTSEAYRSGMFTEQIKAALEHAEEIKETLEKISGRKLEEGWTPYYPICEKCGIISRATILSHDPEKHTVTYRCSCGHEGVSDYSKGEGKLVWRVDWPMRWSVYGVTIEPFGKDHASPGGSYDTGRYITKDIYGYEAPIPVTYEWISLKGRGEMHSSKGVVLTIRDMLDIVPPEVLRFMIAKTKPDKTIAFDPGMGLLRLIDEYDRAAASGESREYELSVIASPQTTIPFRHMVTVVQIAQTDDGIFDILKRSGYEIVDKDAVLDQANRAKMWLERYAPDDVKFAIQPALPAVAAAEPTNVKAAVAAYAAAVSAGEWKADVLHNAVYDAASSAGITGKELFTAVYRAFLGADRGPRLGWFLEAIGREATLARLNEMAA; encoded by the coding sequence GTGAACGAAAAAATTCACTGGGCCGACGCCAAAGCCTCCCGGGTCCCGGCCGACAGACACCAGCTTATTGCCACCGGAATCACCCCGTCCGGACCAATCCACCTTGGAAACATGCGTGAAGTCATGACCGGCGACATGATCTATAAGGCACTCAAGAGCCGTGGTGTTGACGCAGAACTCGTCTATGTCGCAGACGACTTCGATCCCCTCCGCAAAGTCTATCCGTTCCTCCCCGACACATACCAGAAATATATCGGATGGCCGGTCTCGGACATCCCCTGCCCCTGCGGCAAGCACAAAAGTTACGCCGAACACTTCCTGGACCCCTTCCTCTCCGCAATCGAGGAGCTGGACATTCACCCACGCATCATCCGGACAAGTGAAGCCTACCGTTCCGGCATGTTCACCGAACAGATCAAGGCTGCCTTGGAACACGCAGAAGAGATCAAAGAGACGCTCGAAAAAATCTCCGGCCGCAAACTTGAGGAGGGGTGGACACCGTACTATCCGATCTGTGAGAAGTGCGGTATCATCTCCCGGGCAACCATTCTCTCCCACGATCCCGAGAAGCACACCGTAACCTACCGGTGCTCCTGCGGACACGAGGGTGTCTCCGACTACTCCAAAGGTGAAGGAAAACTCGTCTGGCGTGTGGACTGGCCGATGCGCTGGTCGGTGTACGGGGTCACCATCGAACCGTTCGGCAAAGACCATGCCTCCCCCGGAGGATCGTACGACACCGGCAGGTACATCACCAAAGATATCTACGGCTATGAAGCCCCTATCCCGGTGACCTATGAATGGATCAGCCTGAAAGGCCGCGGCGAGATGCACTCCTCCAAAGGTGTCGTCCTGACCATCCGCGACATGCTCGATATCGTCCCGCCCGAAGTGCTCCGGTTCATGATCGCAAAGACCAAGCCGGACAAGACCATCGCGTTTGATCCGGGAATGGGTCTGCTCCGGTTAATCGACGAGTATGACCGTGCCGCAGCCTCCGGCGAGTCACGCGAGTACGAGCTCTCGGTCATCGCCTCCCCGCAGACCACGATTCCGTTCCGTCACATGGTCACGGTCGTTCAGATCGCCCAGACCGATGACGGTATCTTCGACATCCTCAAACGCAGCGGTTACGAGATCGTGGACAAGGACGCGGTACTGGATCAGGCAAACCGGGCAAAGATGTGGCTCGAACGGTATGCCCCAGACGACGTGAAGTTTGCAATCCAGCCCGCTCTTCCGGCAGTGGCCGCAGCCGAGCCGACAAACGTCAAGGCGGCGGTTGCCGCTTACGCCGCCGCAGTCTCCGCAGGAGAGTGGAAGGCGGACGTCCTGCATAATGCCGTCTATGACGCCGCATCAAGTGCCGGCATCACCGGAAAGGAACTGTTCACGGCAGTGTACCGGGCCTTCCTCGGTGCCGACCGCGGTCCGCGTCTCGGCTGGTTCCTGGAAGCTATCGGCCGCGAGGCAACGCTTGCCCGGCTGAACGAAATGGCCGCGTGA
- a CDS encoding methylated-DNA--[protein]-cysteine S-methyltransferase, with translation MYYYQTPVGKIGIAEENGAITNLWFPTDSLPVTADLWETPVLKRAAKQLTGYFAGGRHPFTVPLAPQGTAFMQSVWAELRKIPYGETRTYGEIACALGKPNGARAVGMANNKNPVPILIPCHRVIGRNGKLTGYRGGLAVKEKLLTLEGVLR, from the coding sequence ATGTACTACTATCAGACTCCCGTCGGAAAAATCGGTATTGCCGAGGAAAACGGTGCCATAACTAATCTCTGGTTTCCAACTGATTCACTGCCGGTCACCGCTGATCTCTGGGAAACACCTGTTCTCAAACGTGCAGCAAAACAGCTGACCGGATACTTCGCCGGGGGGCGCCATCCTTTCACCGTCCCGCTTGCACCCCAGGGAACCGCGTTCATGCAGAGCGTCTGGGCCGAACTGCGGAAGATTCCCTACGGTGAGACCCGAACCTACGGAGAGATTGCCTGTGCTCTCGGCAAGCCAAACGGTGCCCGGGCGGTCGGCATGGCCAACAACAAAAATCCGGTACCGATTCTGATCCCCTGCCACCGGGTGATCGGTAGGAATGGAAAACTTACCGGTTACCGCGGAGGGCTTGCGGTAAAAGAAAAGCTCCTCACGCTGGAAGGCGTGCTGCGGTAA
- the cofH gene encoding 5-amino-6-(D-ribitylamino)uracil--L-tyrosine 4-hydroxyphenyl transferase CofH, protein MTTPRLTHAELHRILDDAAAGSRMSETEAASLFRLTGRDIWKVAAAADERREEVVGDIVTYVRNMNLHMTNICKNRCGLCAFGRKPTDPDAFCFTDEEFREHARDAAKKEVTEVCYLAGVHPGFTIENYETMIRTLCEEIPGVHVHGCSPDEIAFAASQSGLTTKETLMRLKEAGLGSVQGTAAEILVDSVRKVICEKKIPASEWLRIIREAHEVGFKATSTIMYGSVETPEERAHHLSILRELQDETQVFTELVPLAFLHHNTPLEKNGRVTYGSTGREDILLTAVSRLFLDNMKNIQVPWSKIGQKMTQLGLLSGGNDVGGTMFVDSLSRTAGAGEEADFFDPKDMQYLCADMGRQLARRDTLYNILE, encoded by the coding sequence ATGACTACACCGAGACTGACTCACGCAGAGCTGCACAGGATTCTTGACGATGCGGCGGCCGGATCACGCATGAGCGAGACGGAGGCAGCATCCCTGTTCCGATTGACCGGCCGTGACATCTGGAAAGTTGCGGCGGCAGCCGACGAACGCCGCGAGGAGGTTGTGGGGGACATCGTCACCTATGTCCGCAACATGAATCTGCACATGACCAACATCTGCAAGAACCGCTGCGGTCTGTGTGCGTTCGGACGAAAACCGACCGACCCGGATGCATTCTGTTTCACGGACGAGGAGTTCCGCGAACATGCACGCGACGCGGCAAAGAAGGAGGTCACCGAGGTCTGTTATCTGGCAGGCGTTCATCCGGGGTTCACGATTGAGAACTATGAAACGATGATCCGGACGCTCTGTGAGGAGATTCCCGGAGTCCATGTGCACGGGTGCAGCCCGGATGAGATTGCATTTGCGGCATCCCAGAGCGGGCTGACGACGAAGGAGACGCTGATGCGTCTAAAAGAGGCGGGACTTGGATCGGTGCAGGGAACGGCTGCGGAGATTTTAGTGGACTCGGTACGGAAGGTTATCTGCGAGAAGAAGATTCCGGCCAGCGAATGGCTGCGGATCATCCGCGAGGCGCATGAGGTCGGGTTCAAGGCAACCTCGACGATCATGTACGGATCGGTGGAGACTCCCGAAGAGCGGGCACATCATCTCTCGATTCTCCGGGAGCTGCAGGACGAGACACAGGTGTTCACGGAACTCGTGCCGCTCGCGTTTCTGCATCACAATACGCCGCTGGAAAAGAACGGCAGAGTCACCTACGGCTCAACCGGACGTGAGGACATTCTTCTGACCGCAGTATCCCGGCTGTTTCTGGACAACATGAAAAACATTCAGGTGCCGTGGTCGAAGATCGGTCAGAAAATGACACAGCTCGGTCTCCTGTCCGGCGGAAACGATGTCGGCGGAACCATGTTTGTGGACTCACTGTCACGGACCGCAGGTGCCGGAGAGGAGGCGGACTTCTTCGACCCAAAGGATATGCAGTATCTGTGTGCAGACATGGGAAGACAACTTGCCCGCCGCGATACGCTGTACAATATTTTGGAATAA
- a CDS encoding signal peptidase I, producing MSKATSKAGSHADPDDVQKTSLLRKLKSDDPKISLIRDILSVVIIVAVIGGVLFGVSGTWPAIVAVESGSMVPNMNVGDLIFVVEENRFGPLMTAVEAEAAGVKSFNGYGDVIIYQPNGNAKVTPIIHRALTEINASAAAAMGFTGDAAHAGYITKGDHNPTIDQGNTFSHIGVMQPVKEEWIVGKALFAIPLVGYLPLHIWEVAVVVVILLIIWELYSRKKEKDRKTIRKSQKKGGRR from the coding sequence ATGTCAAAGGCGACCAGTAAAGCAGGGAGTCATGCAGATCCGGACGATGTGCAAAAAACCTCTCTTCTCAGGAAACTGAAATCGGACGATCCAAAGATCAGTCTTATCCGTGATATTCTCTCGGTCGTCATCATCGTTGCGGTGATTGGCGGCGTGCTGTTCGGTGTGTCAGGAACCTGGCCGGCGATCGTTGCGGTCGAGTCGGGAAGCATGGTGCCGAACATGAACGTCGGCGATCTGATCTTTGTGGTGGAAGAGAACCGGTTCGGCCCCCTCATGACAGCAGTCGAAGCGGAGGCAGCCGGAGTGAAATCCTTCAACGGCTACGGGGATGTGATCATCTACCAGCCGAACGGCAATGCAAAGGTGACACCGATCATTCACCGGGCACTCACGGAGATCAACGCGTCAGCCGCAGCAGCGATGGGTTTCACCGGTGACGCGGCGCATGCCGGATACATCACCAAAGGCGATCACAATCCGACCATTGATCAGGGCAACACCTTCTCGCATATCGGCGTGATGCAGCCGGTAAAAGAAGAATGGATCGTCGGAAAGGCACTGTTTGCAATTCCTCTGGTCGGCTACCTCCCGCTGCACATCTGGGAGGTTGCCGTAGTCGTTGTCATTCTCCTGATCATCTGGGAACTCTACAGCCGCAAGAAAGAAAAAGACAGAAAAACAATCAGAAAGTCTCAGAAGAAAGGTGGACGAAGATGA
- a CDS encoding RNA-binding protein, producing MVELTIKKRHAIKKSQLSSLMKKLGENIGGDAALYDAPMIEIAETASKFNIYIIDKKPLIMEQDTWAFPTLRGAVLRPFSGRRIVVDMGAVPYMINGADVMRPGIVSVTDDVVAGSPALVVDESHDKPLAVVIPLYDAAEIIALEKGKAAKNMHYIGDELWNLEL from the coding sequence ATGGTAGAACTCACGATAAAAAAACGCCACGCGATAAAGAAGAGTCAGCTTTCCTCTCTCATGAAAAAACTGGGGGAGAACATCGGCGGGGATGCCGCTCTCTACGACGCCCCGATGATTGAAATTGCCGAGACCGCCTCCAAGTTCAACATCTATATCATCGACAAAAAACCGCTCATCATGGAACAGGATACCTGGGCGTTCCCGACACTCCGGGGCGCGGTCCTTCGTCCCTTCTCCGGTCGCCGGATCGTTGTCGATATGGGCGCGGTTCCTTACATGATTAACGGCGCAGATGTTATGCGGCCTGGAATTGTTTCCGTAACCGATGATGTCGTTGCGGGAAGTCCTGCTCTTGTTGTGGATGAAAGTCATGATAAACCGCTTGCCGTCGTTATTCCCCTGTATGATGCTGCGGAAATTATTGCGCTGGAGAAGGGAAAAGCCGCAAAGAATATGCATTACATCGGCGACGAGCTCTGGAATCTTGAACTCTGA
- a CDS encoding cell division protein SepF translates to MGFLDGVFGSKKDTLTEDEYMKLDLASYEGVAGAEEPAVMYVKVASIADIKDCPRVKDEVYNNNIVIVDITKLKLDKIMFDRVMGDLRAVSKDVNGDIIGLGDQRYVIITPTGVRISREKIGGM, encoded by the coding sequence ATGGGATTTCTCGACGGAGTTTTCGGATCAAAGAAGGACACCCTTACTGAAGATGAATACATGAAGCTTGACCTCGCCTCGTATGAGGGAGTTGCAGGTGCCGAGGAACCGGCGGTCATGTACGTGAAGGTTGCAAGCATTGCCGACATCAAGGACTGTCCGCGTGTCAAGGACGAGGTCTATAATAACAATATTGTCATCGTCGATATCACCAAGCTCAAGCTTGACAAGATTATGTTCGACCGTGTGATGGGCGACCTGCGTGCCGTCTCCAAGGATGTGAACGGGGATATCATTGGTCTTGGCGACCAGCGGTACGTCATCATCACCCCGACGGGTGTCCGCATCTCCCGTGAGAAGATCGGAGGCATGTAA
- a CDS encoding ZPR1 zinc finger domain-containing protein translates to MRQIVPGPCPDCGKEIEYIYDTENIPYFSDILLLSGVCPDCGFRITDTMVLNDHEPCRWELKVETPEDLDARVIRSMQGEIDIPEFGVNIHPGPACSGFVSNIEGVLMRAEDAIRRALPSCEGEEIATANELLEKIGQARVSELPFTVIISDPSGNSGIVSPKAVKTKLDVEPQPDGCTIHPLA, encoded by the coding sequence ATGCGTCAGATTGTTCCGGGGCCCTGCCCCGACTGCGGCAAAGAGATCGAGTATATTTACGATACGGAAAATATTCCCTATTTTTCCGATATTCTTCTGCTGAGCGGTGTATGTCCGGACTGCGGATTCCGCATCACGGACACGATGGTCTTAAACGATCACGAGCCGTGCCGCTGGGAACTGAAAGTGGAAACTCCCGAGGATCTGGATGCCCGTGTGATTCGCAGTATGCAGGGCGAGATTGATATTCCGGAGTTCGGAGTAAATATTCATCCGGGGCCTGCATGCAGCGGGTTTGTGTCCAACATTGAGGGTGTGCTGATGCGTGCCGAGGATGCGATCCGCCGTGCTCTTCCTTCCTGTGAGGGAGAGGAGATCGCCACTGCAAACGAACTGCTGGAAAAGATCGGGCAGGCACGTGTGTCGGAACTTCCCTTTACGGTGATCATTTCGGATCCGTCCGGGAACTCCGGGATAGTCTCGCCGAAAGCGGTGAAAACAAAGCTTGATGTGGAGCCGCAGCCGGACGGATGTACGATTCATCCTCTGGCATAA